Proteins from one Deinococcus sp. AB2017081 genomic window:
- a CDS encoding YpdA family putative bacillithiol disulfide reductase has product MSALVDVAIVGAGPVGLAAAIACKRAGLTYVVLEKGCVVNAIFEYPTYMTFFTTAPELEIGNHPMVTGHDKPDRRDALMYYRLVTQREALNVEQYTEVTRVHAAPAGFTLEVEQRDGTPGVVEARRVVVATGYYDNPLHLGIPGEDSENVNHYYTEAHPFMGLNVTVIGAGNSAADAALDLWRSGVNVTMVVRAPELKSTIKYWVRPDLENRIKEGSITAHFGSRVVEIHPEHVVVQREDGTTWILPTHFTFALTGYRPDLSFLSELHLATQPDQCLVLDGHYQSSVPGLYVVGSAGFAGRTNQVFIENGRFHADLAVADIARDLTAVTPIPQ; this is encoded by the coding sequence ATGAGTGCCCTTGTTGACGTCGCCATCGTCGGAGCCGGCCCGGTGGGGCTGGCCGCTGCCATCGCCTGCAAGCGGGCCGGCCTGACTTACGTGGTGCTGGAGAAGGGCTGCGTGGTGAACGCCATCTTCGAGTACCCGACCTACATGACCTTCTTCACGACCGCGCCGGAACTGGAGATCGGCAACCATCCGATGGTGACCGGGCACGACAAACCGGATCGCCGCGACGCCCTGATGTACTACCGGCTGGTCACCCAGCGCGAGGCCCTGAACGTCGAGCAGTACACGGAGGTCACGCGGGTGCACGCGGCCCCGGCCGGCTTCACGCTGGAGGTCGAGCAGCGGGACGGCACGCCGGGAGTGGTCGAGGCCCGCCGCGTGGTGGTCGCCACCGGGTACTACGACAACCCCCTGCACCTCGGGATTCCCGGCGAGGACAGCGAGAACGTCAACCACTACTACACCGAGGCGCATCCCTTCATGGGTCTGAACGTGACCGTGATCGGCGCGGGCAACTCTGCCGCCGACGCGGCGCTGGATCTGTGGCGCTCGGGCGTGAATGTCACGATGGTCGTGCGGGCCCCGGAACTCAAGTCCACCATCAAGTACTGGGTTCGCCCGGATCTCGAAAATCGGATCAAGGAAGGCAGCATCACCGCGCACTTCGGGTCGCGTGTGGTCGAGATCCACCCGGAGCACGTGGTCGTGCAGCGCGAGGACGGCACGACATGGATCCTGCCGACCCACTTCACCTTCGCGCTGACGGGGTACCGGCCCGACCTGTCGTTCCTGTCGGAGCTGCACCTCGCCACGCAGCCGGATCAGTGCCTGGTGCTCGACGGGCACTACCAGAGCAGTGTGCCGGGCCTGTACGTGGTGGGCAGCGCAGGATTCGCGGGCCGCACCAACCAGGTGTTCATCGAGAACGGACGCTTCCACGCCGATCTGGCGGTGGCAGACATCGCGCGCGACCTGACAGCGGTGACCCCCATCCCCCAGTGA
- a CDS encoding VanW family protein translates to MTFRPLLALSLGLFLCTGAAQGQDPVIPALPPVATPTPPQEPPAEPPTAEPPTEPVTEPPAPTPPELPPVAVPTPPAPAPLEPVPAPQPPVPQVQARPAISQAPLLITVETTWPALIGGKAGTVPFSRTLTIPGARAAQLRERGKITESLEADLKAFMASLPITPQDARFEEQWDGWAVVQKNGLTIDLDATRRNVLAALTAPNGVKAAVVVAGQKAPGRTLEYFRSRGLTAHLSGGETNYYGSSPARVTNIHVGARHFNDRLVDTSMVSFNEMVGPITVKTGFVTGLVIAGERTADGVGGGICQVSTTVFRALYGAGLPIVQRQNHSYQVHYYDPQGLDATIYQPSLDLKFRNDTGGALWFQTGWDDTTSSLRVDVFGRPRDFTVELGKPRTLKSTPSPADRLIPDSSLAAGQRRQVDWAAPGAVIEVTRSFVRGGKTFRQDVLRSTYRPWPNIYLVGTRR, encoded by the coding sequence ATGACGTTCAGACCGCTGCTGGCCCTGAGCCTGGGCCTGTTCCTGTGCACCGGGGCCGCGCAGGGCCAGGATCCCGTGATCCCTGCCCTGCCCCCGGTGGCGACCCCGACGCCCCCCCAGGAGCCGCCAGCCGAACCACCGACGGCTGAACCCCCGACGGAGCCCGTCACGGAGCCGCCGGCACCCACGCCGCCTGAACTGCCTCCCGTGGCCGTCCCCACGCCACCAGCACCGGCCCCGCTGGAACCTGTGCCCGCGCCACAGCCACCGGTGCCACAGGTTCAGGCCAGGCCGGCCATCAGTCAGGCCCCGCTGCTGATCACGGTCGAGACGACATGGCCAGCGCTGATCGGTGGGAAGGCGGGCACCGTACCGTTCTCGCGCACGCTGACCATTCCCGGAGCGCGGGCCGCCCAGCTCCGGGAACGCGGCAAGATCACCGAGAGCCTGGAGGCCGACCTGAAGGCCTTCATGGCGTCGCTGCCCATCACACCGCAGGATGCCCGCTTCGAGGAACAGTGGGACGGCTGGGCCGTCGTGCAGAAAAATGGCCTGACCATCGATCTGGACGCCACCCGGCGCAACGTCCTGGCGGCACTGACCGCACCGAACGGCGTGAAGGCGGCGGTGGTCGTGGCCGGCCAGAAGGCTCCGGGCCGGACGCTGGAGTACTTCCGGTCACGGGGCCTGACCGCGCATCTCAGCGGCGGCGAGACGAACTACTACGGCAGCAGCCCGGCCCGGGTGACGAACATCCATGTGGGCGCCCGTCATTTCAACGACCGCCTGGTGGACACGTCCATGGTCTCGTTCAATGAGATGGTCGGCCCGATCACCGTGAAGACGGGGTTCGTGACGGGGCTGGTGATCGCCGGCGAACGCACCGCCGACGGCGTGGGCGGCGGCATCTGCCAGGTCAGTACCACGGTGTTCCGGGCGCTGTACGGCGCCGGCCTGCCGATCGTGCAGCGGCAGAACCACTCGTATCAGGTGCACTACTACGATCCGCAGGGACTGGACGCCACCATCTACCAGCCCAGCCTGGATCTGAAGTTCCGCAATGACACGGGCGGTGCGCTGTGGTTCCAGACCGGCTGGGATGACACGACCTCCAGTCTGCGCGTGGACGTCTTCGGTCGGCCGCGCGACTTCACCGTGGAACTGGGCAAGCCCCGCACCCTGAAGTCGACGCCTTCGCCCGCCGACCGGCTGATTCCCGACAGCTCACTGGCGGCCGGACAGCGCCGGCAGGTGGACTGGGCGGCTCCCGGCGCGGTGATCGAGGTCACACGGTCGTTCGTCCGGGGGGGCAAGACCTTCAGGCAGGACGTGCTGCGCTCGACCTACCGTCCGTGGCCGAACATCTATCTGGTGGGCACCCGGCGCTGA
- the parB gene encoding ParB/RepB/Spo0J family partition protein ParB, protein MSKKSSLGRGLDALLARPAADAPGGPQVQTLNIDRIVQAAYQPRQVFQPEALAELAQSIREKGVLQPLLVRPRGDAFEIVAGERRWRASQLAGLTQLPVIIRDLGDRDALEIAIVENLQREDLGPLEEARAYQALIDHGLNQEGVAQAVGKGRSTVANALRLLTLPAPALGALEAGDISAGHARAILAQPEGDRLWALEQIRARNLNVRESEGLRREAKAPVPVKVNPPRAYRQVELDLSRRTGTRVKITGSDKGRVELNYASREELDRILELLGYSAE, encoded by the coding sequence GTGTCGAAAAAATCTAGTCTGGGGCGCGGTCTGGACGCGCTGCTCGCCCGGCCTGCGGCGGACGCGCCGGGCGGCCCGCAGGTGCAGACGCTGAACATCGACCGCATCGTGCAGGCGGCGTACCAGCCCCGGCAGGTCTTCCAGCCCGAGGCGCTCGCCGAACTCGCCCAGAGCATCCGCGAGAAGGGGGTGCTGCAGCCCCTGCTGGTGCGTCCGCGCGGCGACGCCTTCGAGATCGTGGCCGGCGAGCGGCGCTGGCGGGCCAGCCAGCTGGCCGGGCTGACCCAGCTGCCGGTGATCATCCGCGATCTGGGTGACCGGGATGCCCTGGAGATCGCCATCGTCGAGAACCTCCAGCGCGAGGATCTGGGGCCGCTGGAAGAGGCGCGGGCCTATCAGGCCCTGATCGACCATGGGCTGAACCAGGAGGGGGTGGCGCAGGCCGTCGGCAAGGGCCGCAGCACCGTGGCCAACGCCCTGCGGCTGCTCACGCTGCCGGCTCCGGCGCTGGGGGCCCTGGAGGCCGGGGACATCAGTGCCGGTCACGCCCGCGCCATTCTGGCCCAGCCGGAGGGAGACCGGCTGTGGGCCCTGGAGCAGATCCGGGCGCGCAACCTGAATGTCCGCGAGTCCGAGGGACTGCGGCGGGAGGCGAAAGCGCCGGTGCCGGTCAAGGTGAATCCGCCGCGTGCGTACCGCCAGGTCGAGCTGGATCTGAGCCGCCGCACCGGCACCCGCGTGAAGATCACCGGCAGCGACAAGGGCCGTGTGGAACTCAACTACGCCAGCCGTGAGGAACTTGACCGGATCCTGGAACTGCTGGGCTACAGCGCGGAGTAG
- a CDS encoding ParA family protein yields MKALGIVNQKGGVGKTTTAVNLAAYLAAGGRRVLLLDMDPQGNATSGLGLRGAEHGLYEALGDPSRVKEFTRGTAQSGLDVLPSTPDLAGAGVELADDPDALGRLLASVQGYDLVMIDAPPSLGPLTVNVLAAADALLIPLQAEYYALEGLAGLMETVTRVQGGLNPRLKVLGVVLTMFDGRTNLSQEVETMVRQHFGELVFWSVVPRNVRLSEAPSYAKPINAFAPLSSGAASYKRLAEEVLQRVEKI; encoded by the coding sequence TTGAAAGCACTCGGAATCGTGAACCAGAAAGGTGGCGTGGGCAAGACGACCACGGCTGTGAACCTTGCCGCCTATCTGGCGGCCGGAGGCCGACGGGTGCTCCTGCTCGATATGGATCCCCAGGGGAATGCGACCAGCGGGCTGGGCCTGCGCGGCGCGGAGCACGGCCTGTACGAGGCGCTGGGAGATCCGTCCAGAGTCAAGGAGTTCACCCGTGGAACCGCTCAGAGTGGTCTGGACGTGCTGCCCTCGACCCCCGATCTGGCCGGGGCCGGTGTGGAACTGGCGGACGACCCGGATGCCCTGGGGCGACTGCTGGCCAGCGTGCAGGGCTACGACCTCGTGATGATCGACGCGCCTCCTAGCCTGGGACCGCTCACCGTCAATGTGCTGGCGGCCGCCGACGCCCTGCTGATCCCACTGCAAGCCGAGTATTACGCACTGGAGGGCCTCGCCGGACTGATGGAGACCGTGACGCGCGTGCAGGGCGGCCTCAATCCCCGCCTGAAGGTGCTGGGTGTGGTGCTGACCATGTTCGACGGCCGCACCAACCTGTCGCAGGAGGTCGAGACGATGGTGCGTCAGCACTTCGGCGAGCTGGTGTTCTGGTCGGTCGTGCCGCGCAACGTGCGCCTCTCCGAGGCCCCCAGCTACGCCAAGCCCATCAATGCCTTCGCGCCTCTGTCCAGCGGGGCGGCGTCGTACAAGCGGCTGGCCGAGGAGGTGCTGCAGCGTGTCGAAAAAATCTAG
- the rsmG gene encoding 16S rRNA (guanine(527)-N(7))-methyltransferase RsmG, producing the protein MTPEGEQLLRDGLGALSIVPGEHQVQQFGQLHSLLVERNAHVNLTALKTERDIVLKHFIDSACCLRGAHLDGDLTVIDVGTGAGFPALPLAVLRPALQLTPLDSIRKKIDFVRDAATQLALPQVQPVVGRAETLGRDPNNRGRYDRVVVRAVAALPVLVELALPLLRSGGRLVAQKGAIGEEELAAGRRAAAEVGGEIIAAEPFELPLLGDARSLIVVEKTRPTPRTYPRREGVPARQPLFWTAK; encoded by the coding sequence GTGACGCCCGAAGGTGAACAGCTCCTGCGGGATGGACTCGGTGCGCTCTCAATCGTTCCGGGCGAGCACCAGGTGCAGCAGTTCGGTCAGCTCCACAGCCTGCTTGTCGAACGCAATGCACACGTGAATCTCACCGCGCTGAAGACCGAGCGCGACATCGTCCTCAAACACTTCATCGATTCGGCCTGCTGCCTGCGGGGAGCGCACCTCGACGGTGACCTGACCGTGATCGACGTGGGCACCGGTGCCGGGTTCCCCGCCCTGCCACTGGCCGTGCTGAGGCCAGCGCTCCAGCTGACACCTCTGGACTCGATCCGCAAGAAGATCGACTTTGTCCGCGACGCCGCGACGCAGCTCGCGCTGCCTCAGGTGCAGCCGGTGGTCGGCCGGGCCGAGACGCTGGGACGCGATCCCAACAATCGTGGCCGCTACGACCGGGTCGTCGTCCGCGCGGTCGCTGCGCTGCCGGTGCTGGTCGAGCTGGCCCTGCCGCTGCTGCGATCCGGAGGCCGACTGGTGGCGCAGAAGGGGGCCATCGGCGAGGAAGAGCTGGCGGCAGGACGCCGGGCCGCGGCCGAGGTGGGCGGAGAGATCATCGCCGCGGAGCCGTTCGAGCTGCCGCTGCTGGGCGACGCCCGGTCGTTGATCGTGGTGGAGAAGACCCGTCCGACGCCCCGCACCTACCCCAGGCGTGAGGGTGTGCCGGCCCGGCAGCCGTTATTCTGGACGGCGAAGTGA
- the mnmG gene encoding tRNA uridine-5-carboxymethylaminomethyl(34) synthesis enzyme MnmG, which translates to MTDWDVLVIGGGHAGLEAAWAAAKLCRTALLVGNPATVGRMPCNPAVGGPGKSQLVFEVHALGGLMGQLADATAIHTRVLNASKGPAVQSLRVQNERDAYAEYAQDVILGHPTLEILRGEAADLEGDGDGGWVVVTSDGRRFRTRSVVIAAGTFMRGVTWYGRQSRPEGRQGEPPSRFLSSPLLRGGHVLKRYKTGTPPRVRADSVDFAALLEIPADPAPRGFTGQPGPRAGESPTWQTHTTAQTHQLIQDNLHESPMYAGDIEGRGPRYCPSIEDKVVRFAHHDRHLLFVEPDGVQTSEVYLQGFSSSLPPHLQDQLVRTLPGFESAVIQRYAYAVEYDVVDSTELTVQLESRRMAGVFTAGQINGTSGYEEAAAQGLVAGLSAARRALDLPLHEFSRASGYLGVMLDDLVFRGSDEPYRMMTSRVEHRLLCRQDNADERLGQLGVQLGLVTAAAGERIAAKYHRVAEGVAALARQRAGGQTGDAWLRRPEFTLDDVEALGIQLPALDAAEREAVEIRVKYEGYIRRAAHQLEAEQRAQHLALEGVAYAEVAGLSLEAREKLQRHAPVTLAQAARVPGVRHADVSALLVHLKRRDVSRET; encoded by the coding sequence ATGACGGACTGGGACGTGCTGGTGATCGGAGGGGGCCACGCTGGCCTGGAAGCCGCGTGGGCGGCCGCGAAGCTGTGCCGAACCGCGCTCCTGGTCGGCAACCCGGCCACGGTGGGCCGGATGCCGTGCAATCCGGCGGTCGGGGGGCCCGGCAAGAGCCAGCTGGTCTTCGAGGTGCACGCGCTCGGCGGCCTGATGGGTCAGCTGGCGGATGCCACCGCGATCCACACCCGCGTGCTCAATGCCAGCAAGGGGCCGGCGGTGCAGTCCCTGCGGGTGCAGAACGAGCGGGACGCCTACGCCGAGTACGCCCAGGATGTCATCCTGGGTCACCCTACGTTGGAGATCCTGCGTGGCGAGGCGGCCGATCTGGAGGGGGACGGCGACGGAGGATGGGTCGTGGTCACGTCGGATGGGCGGCGGTTCCGAACCCGGAGTGTGGTGATCGCCGCTGGCACCTTCATGCGCGGAGTGACGTGGTATGGCCGCCAGTCACGTCCCGAAGGTCGTCAGGGCGAGCCGCCCTCGCGTTTTCTGTCCTCTCCCCTGCTGCGGGGCGGGCATGTCCTCAAGCGGTATAAGACCGGCACGCCGCCCCGCGTCCGGGCGGATTCGGTGGACTTCGCGGCGCTGCTGGAGATCCCGGCGGATCCAGCACCGCGCGGGTTTACGGGCCAGCCGGGACCCCGGGCAGGCGAGTCCCCCACGTGGCAGACCCACACCACGGCTCAGACGCACCAGCTGATTCAGGACAACCTGCACGAATCCCCGATGTACGCCGGCGATATCGAGGGTCGCGGCCCGCGCTACTGCCCCAGTATCGAGGACAAGGTCGTGCGGTTCGCCCACCATGACCGGCACCTGCTGTTCGTGGAACCGGATGGTGTCCAGACCAGTGAGGTCTATCTCCAGGGGTTCAGCTCGTCCCTGCCCCCCCACCTGCAGGATCAGCTGGTGCGCACCCTGCCGGGCTTCGAATCGGCAGTGATCCAGCGCTACGCCTACGCCGTGGAATATGACGTCGTGGACTCGACCGAGCTCACCGTGCAGCTCGAATCGCGCCGGATGGCCGGTGTGTTCACCGCCGGTCAGATCAACGGCACGAGCGGGTACGAGGAGGCGGCGGCGCAGGGTCTGGTGGCCGGCCTGTCGGCGGCCCGCCGCGCCCTTGACCTGCCGCTCCACGAGTTCAGCCGGGCGAGCGGCTACCTGGGCGTGATGCTCGATGATCTGGTGTTCCGTGGAAGCGACGAGCCGTACCGCATGATGACCAGCCGTGTGGAGCACCGACTGCTGTGCCGTCAGGACAACGCTGACGAGCGGCTGGGACAGCTCGGTGTCCAGCTTGGGCTGGTGACTGCCGCCGCCGGGGAACGGATCGCGGCGAAGTACCACCGGGTGGCGGAGGGGGTGGCCGCGCTGGCCCGTCAACGCGCCGGAGGGCAGACCGGCGATGCGTGGCTGCGGCGTCCCGAATTCACCCTGGACGACGTGGAGGCACTGGGCATTCAGCTGCCGGCACTGGACGCCGCCGAGCGCGAGGCGGTCGAGATCCGCGTGAAATACGAGGGATACATCCGCCGGGCTGCACACCAGCTGGAGGCGGAGCAGCGCGCCCAGCATCTGGCCCTCGAGGGAGTCGCCTACGCCGAGGTGGCGGGCCTGTCCCTGGAGGCCCGCGAGAAGCTGCAGCGGCATGCCCCAGTCACCCTGGCGCAGGCCGCTCGGGTGCCCGGTGTCCGGCACGCCGATGTGAGTGCGCTGCTGGTGCATCTGAAACGCCGCGATGTTTCACGGGAAACTTGA
- a CDS encoding thiamine pyrophosphate-dependent dehydrogenase E1 component subunit alpha yields the protein MIEVHTPDPIRYVNEDGQPVQALPGRFTPELLRELHREMLRAREFDRKLITLLRQGRTTFYAQSTGMEATQVGLARSIRPGHDWVWPYYRDHTLGLAMGVPMYELISQCLGTNSDPSRGRQMPHHFASAALKFVSISSSIASQVPPAAGSAMAQKYLGTDEITVCTFGDGATSEGDWHAGMNMAGVAQAPCLFVCENNQWAISTGVRQQTASETIHVKARAYGMPGYYVDGNDIVAVMEVMTHAAAHVRAGDGPALVECLTYRVGSHSNADADAEKHYRTRDEVSAWVGRDPIVRVERLLEHLGHPVSSEERADLIARTHREVDQDVLRAEATGQPDWKIMFEDVYADLPSHLRTQAAALRAEQDGGRA from the coding sequence GTGATTGAAGTCCATACGCCCGACCCCATCCGGTACGTGAACGAGGACGGCCAGCCAGTGCAGGCGCTGCCCGGCCGGTTCACGCCGGAGCTGCTGCGCGAGCTGCACCGCGAGATGCTGCGTGCGCGGGAATTCGACCGCAAGCTCATCACCCTGCTGCGCCAGGGCCGCACCACGTTCTATGCGCAGTCCACCGGCATGGAGGCGACCCAGGTGGGCCTGGCCCGCTCGATCCGTCCCGGTCACGACTGGGTGTGGCCGTACTACCGGGACCACACCCTGGGGCTGGCCATGGGCGTACCGATGTACGAACTGATCAGCCAGTGCCTGGGCACCAACTCCGATCCCAGCCGGGGCCGGCAGATGCCGCACCACTTCGCTTCGGCGGCCCTGAAATTCGTGTCGATCTCCTCGAGCATCGCGTCGCAGGTGCCGCCGGCCGCCGGCAGCGCCATGGCACAGAAATATCTGGGCACCGACGAGATCACCGTCTGCACCTTCGGGGACGGTGCCACCAGCGAGGGCGACTGGCACGCCGGGATGAACATGGCAGGCGTGGCCCAGGCCCCCTGCCTGTTCGTGTGCGAGAACAACCAGTGGGCGATCAGCACGGGTGTGCGGCAACAGACGGCCAGCGAGACCATCCACGTCAAGGCGCGCGCCTATGGCATGCCCGGCTATTACGTGGACGGCAACGATATCGTGGCCGTCATGGAGGTCATGACCCACGCGGCCGCGCACGTCCGGGCCGGCGACGGCCCCGCCCTGGTGGAGTGCCTGACCTACCGCGTCGGCTCTCACAGCAACGCCGACGCGGACGCCGAGAAGCACTACCGCACGCGCGACGAGGTCAGCGCATGGGTGGGCCGTGATCCGATCGTGCGTGTGGAGCGGCTGCTGGAGCACCTGGGCCACCCGGTCAGCAGTGAGGAACGCGCCGACCTGATCGCCCGGACACACCGGGAGGTCGATCAGGACGTGCTGCGGGCAGAGGCGACCGGCCAGCCGGACTGGAAGATCATGTTCGAGGACGTCTATGCCGACCTGCCCTCGCACCTGCGCACCCAGGCGGCTGCGCTGCGGGCAGAGCAGGACGGAGGCCGCGCATGA
- a CDS encoding alpha-ketoacid dehydrogenase subunit beta, with protein MTATQDRQSTDTPTPGTTGEPRTINLIQAVTEALAEELERDRRVVLFGEDVGARGGVFMATAGLQARFGKERVFDTPLSEASIVGAAVGMAARGLRPVAEIQFADYMGPGFDQIISQAAKLRYRSGGQFTCPLVIRTPSGGGVKGGHHHSQSPESYYTHTPGLKVVMPSTPYDAKGLLKAAIRGEDPVIYFEPKRLYRAAKGEVPAHDYTVRIGEAAIRREGSDLTLIGYGGVMPDVERAAEALGAEGVSAEVIDLRSLVPWDQEAVVGSVQKTGRAVLVSEAPRTGNFMGEVAYVIQERAFDSLRAPVGQVAGFDTPYPYVQDKVYLPGPNRILAACVRALNY; from the coding sequence ATGACCGCCACGCAGGATCGCCAGTCAACGGATACGCCCACCCCAGGCACGACCGGGGAGCCCCGCACCATCAACCTGATCCAGGCCGTGACCGAGGCCCTGGCCGAGGAACTGGAGCGCGACCGCCGGGTCGTCCTGTTCGGGGAAGATGTCGGAGCACGCGGCGGCGTCTTCATGGCGACAGCCGGCCTCCAGGCCCGCTTCGGAAAGGAGCGGGTGTTCGACACCCCGCTGTCCGAGGCGAGCATCGTGGGCGCGGCGGTCGGCATGGCGGCGCGGGGATTGAGGCCGGTCGCGGAGATCCAGTTCGCCGACTACATGGGGCCGGGCTTTGACCAGATCATCAGTCAGGCGGCGAAGCTGCGCTACCGCAGCGGCGGGCAGTTCACGTGCCCGCTGGTGATCCGCACGCCGTCGGGCGGTGGAGTCAAGGGCGGGCACCACCACAGCCAGAGCCCGGAGAGCTACTACACCCACACGCCGGGCCTGAAGGTCGTGATGCCCAGCACGCCCTACGACGCCAAGGGCCTGCTCAAGGCCGCGATCCGGGGCGAGGATCCCGTGATCTACTTCGAACCCAAGCGCCTGTACCGCGCCGCCAAGGGCGAGGTGCCTGCCCACGACTACACCGTCCGCATCGGCGAGGCGGCCATCCGCCGCGAGGGCAGCGACCTCACCCTGATCGGCTACGGGGGCGTGATGCCCGACGTGGAACGTGCCGCCGAGGCGCTGGGGGCCGAGGGCGTGAGCGCCGAGGTCATCGACCTGCGTTCCCTGGTGCCGTGGGATCAGGAGGCCGTGGTCGGCTCCGTGCAGAAGACCGGCCGGGCCGTGCTGGTCAGCGAAGCCCCGCGCACCGGCAACTTCATGGGCGAGGTCGCCTACGTGATCCAGGAACGCGCCTTCGACTCGTTGCGGGCGCCGGTGGGGCAGGTGGCCGGCTTCGACACGCCGTATCCCTACGTGCAGGACAAGGTGTACCTGCCGGGGCCCAACCGCATCCTGGCCGCGTGCGTGCGGGCCCTGAACTACTGA
- a CDS encoding dihydrolipoamide acetyltransferase family protein: protein MKEVLLPELAESVVEGEILKWLVAEGDTVALEQPLCEVMTDKVTVELPSPVAGILTRRLAQEGDVVPVHAAIAEIDETGGAGSGDTAPAPTQAIQDSAGNAERVGLPVQAQEEREAVADVGGSIVEAGHLAGKGDDDSTSLFRAFSSDEAVKVQGLGARSGSGAPGSSTAGTGVLEREPVNARADGRVLAVPAARQLARERGIDLSRVQGSGPNGRIRVQDVEAHGAVALAPTPAATQPVPVPAAPTPAPAPAPAAPKSGGLPVPPVQYRTPKGYEHLEDRVPLRGMRRAISTQMQASHLYTVRTLTVDEVNLSKLVAFRARVKPEASAAGVKLSYLPFIFRAVAVALRKYPSLNSSFDEASGEIVMKRYYNVGMAVATDAGLTVPVLKDVNHKSIFDLAREVTDLAARAQAGKLQADELAGSTFSVTNIGSIGALFSFPIINVPDAAILGVHSIQKRPIVTPDGQIVAADMMYLSLSFDHRLVDGAEAARFCKEVIRLLEEPDRLMLEAL, encoded by the coding sequence GTGAAAGAAGTGCTGTTGCCGGAACTGGCAGAGAGTGTGGTCGAGGGTGAGATCCTGAAGTGGCTCGTCGCCGAAGGAGACACGGTCGCGCTGGAGCAGCCGCTGTGCGAGGTCATGACCGACAAGGTGACCGTGGAACTGCCCAGCCCGGTGGCGGGCATCCTGACCCGGCGGCTGGCCCAGGAGGGAGATGTGGTGCCGGTTCACGCCGCCATCGCGGAGATCGACGAGACTGGCGGCGCAGGCAGCGGTGACACCGCCCCGGCACCCACCCAGGCGATCCAGGACAGTGCCGGCAACGCCGAGCGTGTGGGCCTGCCGGTGCAGGCCCAGGAGGAACGCGAGGCCGTGGCCGACGTGGGCGGCAGCATCGTGGAAGCCGGGCACCTGGCCGGGAAGGGCGACGACGACTCGACCAGCCTGTTCCGCGCCTTCTCGTCCGACGAGGCCGTGAAGGTGCAGGGGCTGGGGGCCCGCAGCGGCAGCGGAGCGCCCGGCAGCTCCACCGCCGGCACGGGCGTGCTGGAGAGAGAGCCGGTGAACGCCCGTGCCGACGGCCGGGTGCTGGCTGTGCCCGCCGCCCGGCAGCTGGCCCGTGAACGCGGCATCGACCTGAGCCGCGTGCAGGGCAGCGGGCCGAACGGCCGGATCCGTGTGCAGGACGTCGAGGCGCACGGGGCAGTGGCTTTGGCACCCACGCCCGCGGCGACTCAGCCGGTTCCCGTGCCTGCCGCGCCGACCCCGGCCCCGGCACCCGCCCCGGCCGCACCGAAGTCCGGTGGCCTCCCCGTCCCACCCGTCCAGTACCGCACGCCCAAGGGGTACGAACATCTCGAAGACCGCGTGCCGCTGCGGGGGATGCGCCGCGCCATCAGCACGCAGATGCAGGCCAGCCACCTGTACACGGTGCGCACCCTGACCGTGGACGAGGTGAACCTCTCCAAACTGGTCGCCTTCCGGGCCCGCGTGAAGCCGGAGGCGTCGGCGGCCGGCGTGAAACTGTCGTACCTGCCGTTCATCTTCCGGGCGGTGGCCGTGGCCCTGCGCAAGTACCCCAGCCTGAACTCCTCCTTCGACGAGGCGAGCGGCGAGATCGTCATGAAGCGCTACTACAACGTCGGCATGGCGGTGGCGACCGATGCGGGGCTGACGGTGCCGGTGCTGAAGGACGTGAACCACAAGAGCATCTTCGACCTGGCCCGCGAGGTCACCGATCTGGCCGCCCGCGCCCAGGCCGGGAAGCTCCAGGCCGACGAACTGGCCGGCAGCACCTTCAGCGTGACGAATATCGGCTCCATCGGGGCGCTGTTCTCCTTCCCGATCATCAACGTGCCGGATGCGGCCATCCTGGGCGTCCACTCCATCCAGAAGCGGCCCATCGTGACCCCGGACGGCCAGATCGTCGCGGCCGACATGATGTACCTGTCGCTGTCCTTCGACCACCGGCTGGTGGACGGGGCCGAGGCCGCGCGGTTCTGCAAGGAGGTCATCCGGCTGCTCGAGGAACCTGACCGCCTGATGCTCGAGGCGCTGTAG